One Cellulomonas sp. WB94 genomic window, GGGACACCCGGGCCGGCGACCCCACCAATCGTCAATGCACCCAGTAGCGCCAGCACGCCGTGCTTGGCGGTCCCAGCGAAGCGAGTGTCGTGGACGCGCCGCGATCAGGCCTTGGACCGAATCGGCCACATTACGATGAAGTCCTCTCCGGCGCGCTTGATGTTCTCTTCAACGAACTCGATCTCGCTAGGATCAAGTCGGCCCGCCTCAATGTGTGCCTCGGCGGCATTCAGTATGGCCTCCAGATGGTTGAGCTCCGCTCCTATTCGACGAAGGCTCGCAAGGTTCCGGTGCGCCATCCAGACGCGGATTCGTCGCAAGCGACTCGCAATCTCGATCGATGGCTGCCTGTCGTAGTCGTCGACAAGCCTCGCCAAATTGCTAATCTGCAGTTCCTCGTACGCGCCTTCAGTGGAAGGTTCGTCGGCGATAACGGACGTTCGCCACTCAGTAGCGGTCATGTCCAACAGCCCGACCTCGGCTGCAGCCCTCCGCGCGGTGACGTCCCGCTGAGTGGTGGAGTTTCTCGACACCGTGCGGGTCAGTGCTCAGATCATGCCGTGAGGAGTTCGGTGTGGTCCACCTCCTGGGTCGTCAGGGTCATGGTGGCGAGTTGGGCCATGGAGTTCTCGGATAGGTAGCGGCGGTCGGTGGCGGCCCATTCGTCGTGGGCCTCGACCAGGACGGCGCCGGCCAGGCGCAGCAGGGCGGCGGGGTTGGGGAAGACCCCCACGACGTCGGTGCGGCGTTTGACCTCCTTGTTCAGTCGTTCCAGGGGGTTGGTCGACCAGATCTTCTTCCAGTGGCTGGCGGGGAACGCGGTGAAGGCGAGCAGGTCCTCGCGGGCGTCGGTGAGCATGTGCCCGACCTTCGGGTGGGAGCGGGTCAGCATGGTCGCGATGACTTCGAACTGCTCGGCGACGTGGGCGGCGTCGGGTTGGGCGAAGATCGTGCGGATCGCGGCGGCGACCATCTCGGCGTTCGTCTTGGACACCGCGTCGAGGACGTTGCGGGTGAAGTGGACCCGGCAGCGTTGCCAGGACGAGCCGAGCAGGACCGAGGCGATCGCGGTCTTCAGGCCCTCGTGGGCGTCGGAGATGACCAGCGCCACACCGCCCAGCCCGCGGGCCTTGAGCGAGCGCAGGAAGCTGGTCCAGAAGGCGCCGTTCTCGGAGTCTCCGACGTCGAAGCCGAGGACCTCACGGTGCCCGTCGGCGCGGACCCCGGTGGCGATGACCACGGCCTGGGACACCACCCGGCGCCCGACCCTGGCCTTGCAGTACGTCGCGTCCAGGAACACGTAGGGGAACCCCGCGTCGGCCAGGGACCGGTCACGGAACGCCGAGACCTCCTCGTCCAGGCCCGCGCAGATCCGGGAGACCTCACTCTTGGAGATCCCGGTGTCGGCCCCCAGGGCCCTGACCAGGTCGTCGACCTTCCTGGTGCTGACCCCGTGCAGGTAGGCCTCCATCACGACCGCGAACAGTGCCTGGTCGACCCGGCGGCGCCGCTCGAGCAAGGACGGGAAGAACGACCCGGTGCGCAGCTTGGGGATCCGCAGGTCCAGGTCCCCGGCCGTGGTCGTCAACACCCGGTCCCGCGACCCGTTGCGCAACGCCGTGCGGGCCTGCGTGCGCTGCCAGGGGCCGGCGCCGATCACCGCGGTCGCCTCGGCGTCGATCAGCTCTTGATACAGGTGCTCGGTCGCGGTCCGGATCCGGTCGCTGACGTCGGTGTCCTTCAATGCGGCGAGCAGGTCGAGCAGGGCAGACTGGTCCATAGCCATCGTGCGATGTCCTTCCGTGAGTTCCCTAGTCCGGTCTCACCGACCATCGCACGATGGCCTTCTCCGTCGTGGTCACCACGACGAAGAAGATCGAGAACTACACCACCTCACGGGACGCCACCCTCCGCGCCTGGGCGATGGCAGTGTTGACCCGCTCTTCAGCAACGGCCATCGCGCCTTGGTGGACCGCAAGTTGAGCCCGGCCCGACTCGTGCCACTTGCCTTAGTGACCGGTTTCGAGTCGGTTGAGGATGGCGCGGGCGGTCTCGGTGAGGTCGGGGTCGAGGGTGAGGCGTTGGCCGTTGATCTCGATGGTTGCTGAGCGTGCGGTGCGCAGGGCCTGGACGATCTTCTTGATGCTCATGCCGGTGAGGTCTTGCAGATGGCGGGCGACGGCCAGGGCGGCGAACACCACCGTCAGGTGGGCTTCGATGGCGTCGCGTTGGTGGTGGAACACGGGCCGGGCTCGTAGGTCGGACTTGGTCATGCGGAACGACTGCTCGACGTGCCATAGGTCGTGGTAGGCCGCGATGACCGCCGCGCCGTCCATCGTGGCGGTCGGCAGGTTGGTGACGTAGCCCTTGAGGCCCGCCAACTGGCGGGCCCGGTCGATGGTGGCCTGGTCGAGTTCCTTGGTGGCTCCGGTGATCTTGAGGAACCGGGCCTTCTTCAACGGGGCGCGGCCGTCGGCGATCTTCTCGGCCCGGTCGATCATCGCGTTGATGGCCTTGTTGTCGTGCTGCTCGCGGGCGAACTTCCACTGGTAGACCACCCGCCGGGCCCGGGCCGCCTTGCCGGTGCCCATGTCCCGGGTCGATTCCAGGACCTGCCCGTCGGTGAAGTAGTTGCCGTGCCGTTCGAAGTGATCGGCCAGGTCGTAGGGGGCCCGGGTGATCCGCGAGCCGACGATGAAGCAGAACCCGGCGTCCTCCAGGGCGTTCAGGTTGCCCGCCGAGAGCATCCCGGCGTCGGCGACGACGACCAGGTCCGTGACGTCGTGCCGCTTGCCGAACGCGGTCAGTACGGGGATCAGAGTGGTCGTCTCGGCCTTGCTGCCCTCGAACAGGTGCACCTCGAGCGGGAACCCGCCCGGGTCGACCAGCAGCCCGACCTGAACCTGGGGGTCCACGCGGTGCTCCTTGCTCATCCCGACCCTGCGCAGCTCGTCCTCGTCCGGCCGCTCGAAGTGCAGCGTCGTCACGTCGTACAAGATCAGGACCGATGTCCCGGTGGTGCGGACCGAGTGCGCCCACGCGGCCCTGGCCAACGTGTCGCGGTAGTCCTGGGCCTGGCACCGGGCCAGCGACCGGAACAACGTGCGCAGGCTGACCGCCGGTGCGTCGAGTTCGTCCAGGACGCGGACGACCTCGGCCTTGGAGGTCGGCTCCACGATCCGTGCCAGGACCATCGCCCGGAACCCGTCATCGCCCAGGACGTCGAACCCCAGCCGGGTGTATTCGCTGGTCAGGACCTTCCACAACAGGTCCGCGGAGGTCCCCACGAC contains:
- a CDS encoding IS256 family transposase, translating into MAMDQSALLDLLAALKDTDVSDRIRTATEHLYQELIDAEATAVIGAGPWQRTQARTALRNGSRDRVLTTTAGDLDLRIPKLRTGSFFPSLLERRRRVDQALFAVVMEAYLHGVSTRKVDDLVRALGADTGISKSEVSRICAGLDEEVSAFRDRSLADAGFPYVFLDATYCKARVGRRVVSQAVVIATGVRADGHREVLGFDVGDSENGAFWTSFLRSLKARGLGGVALVISDAHEGLKTAIASVLLGSSWQRCRVHFTRNVLDAVSKTNAEMVAAAIRTIFAQPDAAHVAEQFEVIATMLTRSHPKVGHMLTDAREDLLAFTAFPASHWKKIWSTNPLERLNKEVKRRTDVVGVFPNPAALLRLAGAVLVEAHDEWAATDRRYLSENSMAQLATMTLTTQEVDHTELLTA
- a CDS encoding IS1634 family transposase, with product MVSRFVRKVRTASGAVAVQIVTRRGRQVEQVEHVGSAHSDAELALLLAVARERLSPGQDALDLGDLLVVPARMDDVADWTAEPELLLQPATPAAGGRPAAVAAGGRVVGTSADLLWKVLTSEYTRLGFDVLGDDGFRAMVLARIVEPTSKAEVVRVLDELDAPAVSLRTLFRSLARCQAQDYRDTLARAAWAHSVRTTGTSVLILYDVTTLHFERPDEDELRRVGMSKEHRVDPQVQVGLLVDPGGFPLEVHLFEGSKAETTTLIPVLTAFGKRHDVTDLVVVADAGMLSAGNLNALEDAGFCFIVGSRITRAPYDLADHFERHGNYFTDGQVLESTRDMGTGKAARARRVVYQWKFAREQHDNKAINAMIDRAEKIADGRAPLKKARFLKITGATKELDQATIDRARQLAGLKGYVTNLPTATMDGAAVIAAYHDLWHVEQSFRMTKSDLRARPVFHHQRDAIEAHLTVVFAALAVARHLQDLTGMSIKKIVQALRTARSATIEINGQRLTLDPDLTETARAILNRLETGH